GTCGACGCCTGCCGCCGAGCTCTGCTGGACGATGCGCGCCATGTCGGCAAGGTCGCCGGTCGGCGGATTGCGATATTCGGTCTCGACATCCATCTGCTCGTTCGTGACCTTGATGGCGTTCTTGATGACATTGAACCAGCTATCGCTGTCCGGCCCATGGCTGATCCACACGAACTTCTCACCATCGGCATGTGCCGCGCCGGCAAGCGCGGTCGTGGCCAGAAGCGCGCCGAGCGCCAGGGACTGCAGAATTTTCTTCATGTAAGACTTCCTCCCGAAGTTGGCTTCCTGTTCGTGCCCGCCCGAAGCCTTTGCGGGTGACTTCCTGCCCTCAGGCCGCGCGCTTTGCGCCCTGTGCCGAAAGAGCCGCATCGAGGCGGGCCTGGTCCCAGCCTTCGGCAACAGCCCTGGTCAGCACGTCCTGCTGGCTCTCCGGGGCAAGGCCGCCAAGCGGCGGATCCGTGTCGAGATTGGTCGGGAACGGATACCCGTCCGCCGTTGCGGCGATGACCGCCCGCCGTCCAGCCGGAGAGAGCGCCGCAAGATGCGGATACACCGCGCGCGCCATGGCGGTGCGGTCGAGGGTTTCCATGTGGCGGGCGAAGGCGGAAGCCGTCTGGATGAGGTTCACCATACGCACCACATCCGCCGTGCGGTTCTCCCCCGCGGCATGAAACAGGGCCGGGCTGAAGAAGATGGCATCGCCCTTTTCCAGCGGAAGCTGGACATAATGCTCCTCGAAATAGTCGCGGAATTCCGGGCGTGTGGCGGCAATGTAGCCAGGCAGATAGCGCTGCGAGTGCGGCAGGAGCTTCGTCGTGCCGCTCTCGACGGGCATGTCGCAATGGGCAACGCCTCCTTGCAGGATCAGCGTGGGGCCGGTCGCGTGGATATGCGTCGGATACTCCGCCATCTGCTCGGGCTTCATGAAGCCTAGATGGTAGTCGCGATGCGGGGCCTGCGCCTTGCCGCCGGGACGCACCTGGTTGACTTGCGTCGCGATCTGGTAGCCCGGGCCAAGCCAGGCGCGGCAGGCGATATCGATGACCGGGTTTGCCATGTACCGGGCATAGACGGCCGGGTCGCGAAGGCACAGCTTCTGCAAGCTGTTCCAGATGCGGTCGTTGGCGCCAGCCTTCGCGAAATGATCGCCTGCGGCCGTACCGGCGGCACGCTCGTCGGCGATGATCTGCCGGAATACCGCGCTTGCTGCGTCTATAGCGCCGGGATCGGTGAAGGCGCGCTTGACAACGAACACACCCGGCCCCGAGCCGATGACCGAGGCCCATTCCGGGCCGATACCGTCAACCACGCTTGCGCCATCGTAGATGGGGATGTTCTTCTCGATGGCGATCGCGGTCGGGCACATCGCCTTCGTCGTCTCGGTCTCAACCTCACGCCGGAACTGCGCCAGGTCGATCACCGTTGCAATATCATTCATCGAAATCCTCCTGTTCGATGTCCGAAAACCCATTTGAAGGCAGCAGGTACCGTTCTCGCACACCCCCTCCAGAGGCAAAGCGAGCGGCAAATTCAGGCATGACTTGCAACCAACAACAGGCCGCAATATTAATTGTGGATTTTTCTCAATGTCAATACAAAGTGCAGAAAGGAGTAACCGACCTTGGACGCTCCCTGGATCCGGCTCATGTCGATCATTGGACTTATCGTTACGTGAGACGTTGAAGGGATCAAAGCCGCCACCCCTGTCGGAGAATGCCCATTCATCCGGGTTTCGTAGCCGCCCGGAATTGGGGAAAGGTCGCTTGGAGGCCGCAGCGGAACGGCACCAGAAAGGCGTGCTGCAGGCAAGCGTTCGGCGCTTGCCATATCCGGAACGTTTCACCGAGCCTGGGAAACGATGTTGTACGCTCCCGACGGGACAAAGCGATACTCACGACCGGAAGGCAATCGCTGCCGCAATCTGGCGGCGCAGCAGTTAACGGGCGCCGACCTCGTGCTCGCCTCCGGCGGGAAGATCTTCCAGATGCAGAACGGCCGCATCTGCTGCTTCGTCGACGTGCGCAACGACCTCATCGACGTGATAAGAAGCTCTTGAGCCAGAAGGACAAGTTCGACCACATCATCGTCGAGACCTCCGGCCTTGCCGACCCGACACCATGCATATCGACCAGCACCTCTACGACCCGGTGCTCGATGGCAGCGACAACCGGTTCTTCGTCCTCCAGGCGGTGCACAAGCTGGTCGATTTCCGGCCGGGCCACACCTGGGGCGAGGATATGCCGAAGTTGAAATTCGTATTCATCGGCCGCAACCTCGACCGTGACGGCATCGACAGAAGCTTGCCCGCGGGCGGACTTTCCCTTCATATATTGTCATTAATAAAATCCCGCCTGAAACGCAGGATATTCACATGTTTACCGTCGCTCATTGATATGCTTTTGCCAAACTGGCAATAAGGGGAATGGAATCTGAAGTTCTTCTGCGTGGGTGAAGTGAATGACAAATTGGCGACTGGATCAGACGGATATTCAAATCCTGGACCAACTGCAAAAGAACGCGCGCATATCCAACAACGAGTTGGCCAAGGCCGCCGGCCTGTCTCCCTCTCCATGCTCGCGCCGCGTGCAGGAGCTGGAAGCCTCCGGGGTCATCAAGAGCTTCAACGCGCTGCTCGATCCTCGCGCGCTGAACCTTAAGGTGAATGTCTTCATCACCGTCAAGATGGAGCGTCAGCTCGACGACAAGCTGTTCGAGCAGAAGATCGTAGAGTTCCCCGAAGTCATGGATTGCTACTACCTGTCCGGATCGGCCGACTACATTCTGCGCGTCATCCTGAGCGATCTGGAGGAATATAATGTCTTCCTTTCGGAGAAGATCGGCAAGATTCCCGGTGTTCGGAACATCACGTCCAGCTTCGCCTTGAAGCAGGTCGTTCACCGTACCTCTCTGCCCCTTCCGCAGCAGCCCCCCGAAACGTGACTCCAGCAGTCACCAAGGAGATATTTGCTCGTTTCTGATAAAAATTGGCACAACCATCCATTTAAAATTGCTTTATTGAACATTATCGGCGCAATCTAAGCACAGAACGTGATTCTAGCGCAAGGATTCGCCATGCCCCGCTCCATCCAGACCGTCTCGCTCCCGGTCGTCGTCCAGGGCACGGAGCGCAGCCTGCAGGTCTTTCGCTATGGCGAAGCTGGCGCTCGCCCGAAGATCTACATCCAGGGCGCGCTACACGCAGGCGAAATGCCAGGCCCGCTGGTGATCCATCACCTGACGCGCCTGCTGGACGAGATGGACGCCGCCGGGCGCATCCGCGGCGAAATAGTCCTCGTCCCCTTCGCCAATCCCATCGGCTTTGCCCAGGATCTTTCCGGCACCCATTACGGCCGTTTCGACCAGGCCAGCCGGGAGAACTACAATC
This DNA window, taken from Shinella zoogloeoides, encodes the following:
- a CDS encoding phytanoyl-CoA dioxygenase family protein, with the translated sequence MNDIATVIDLAQFRREVETETTKAMCPTAIAIEKNIPIYDGASVVDGIGPEWASVIGSGPGVFVVKRAFTDPGAIDAASAVFRQIIADERAAGTAAGDHFAKAGANDRIWNSLQKLCLRDPAVYARYMANPVIDIACRAWLGPGYQIATQVNQVRPGGKAQAPHRDYHLGFMKPEQMAEYPTHIHATGPTLILQGGVAHCDMPVESGTTKLLPHSQRYLPGYIAATRPEFRDYFEEHYVQLPLEKGDAIFFSPALFHAAGENRTADVVRMVNLIQTASAFARHMETLDRTAMARAVYPHLAALSPAGRRAVIAATADGYPFPTNLDTDPPLGGLAPESQQDVLTRAVAEGWDQARLDAALSAQGAKRAA
- a CDS encoding Lrp/AsnC family transcriptional regulator, translating into MTNWRLDQTDIQILDQLQKNARISNNELAKAAGLSPSPCSRRVQELEASGVIKSFNALLDPRALNLKVNVFITVKMERQLDDKLFEQKIVEFPEVMDCYYLSGSADYILRVILSDLEEYNVFLSEKIGKIPGVRNITSSFALKQVVHRTSLPLPQQPPET